The Malus domestica chromosome 08, GDT2T_hap1 genomic interval GAGCAGTGGAGTAAGACCCGATAGGCATTTTTACAATGTCATGATTGACACTTTTGGAAAGTCCAACTGTCTTGATCATGCTATGGCTACCTTTGAAAGGATGCTATCTGAGGGAATCCACCCGGACACCGTCACCTGGAATACGCTTATAGATTGTCATTGCAAGTCAGGCCACCATGTAAGGGCGGAGGAGTTGTTTGAGGAAATGCAGCAAAGTGGGTGCGCCCCTTGCGCCACCACCTATAACATCATGATCAATTCCTTTGGGGAGCAGCAAAGATGGGATGAGGTGAAAGGCTTGTTGGGGAAGATGCAGTCTCAGGGTTTACTGCCTAACATAGTTACCTATACCACATTAGTTGACATTTATGGAAAGTCGGGGAGATTTACTGATGCAATAGAGTGTTTGGAGGTTATGAAGTCTGCAGGCATGAAGCCATCCCCGACGATGTACAATGCCCTAATTAATGCCTATGCACAAAGAGTAAGTTGTCTTCCTTACTCTAATGTtaatgtgtgtgcgtgtgtactTGTATGCCGatgctctgtgtgtgtgtgtgtgtatttactTACTTGTATTCCGATGCTGaagcgtgtgtgtgtgtgtggagtgtgtgtgtgtgtgtgtatttactTACTTTTAGATAGATATCAACCAGAAAGCTATTCTTCTTACTTCAGACTACCAGTTTTGTCTTTCTGTttggagtgtgtgtgtgtgtgtgtttttactTGTATTCCGATGCTGAAGCTTTTAGATAGATATCAACCAGAAAGCTATTCTTCTTACTTCAGACTACCAGTTTTGTCTTTCTGTttggagtgtgtgtgtgtgtgtgtatttactTACTTGTATTCCGATGCTGAAGCTTTTAGATAGATATCAACCAGAAAGCTATTCTTCTTACTTCAGACTACCAGTTTTGTCTTTCtgtttggtgtgtgtgtgtgtgtgtttatttacTTGTATTCCGATGCTGAAGCTTTTAGATAGATATCAACCAGAAAGCTATTCTTCTTACTTCAGACTACCAGTTTTGTCTTTCTGTTTGGATCCCTGATAGTGAATTGGATTGTCTTATCGTGAGTGTGAGGGTTGAGCATCCATTTGATTTGATCTTCCTTGTGAATCTTTGACAGGGTTTGTCAGAGCAAGCACTGAACGCGTTTAGGGTAATGAGAGCAGATGGATTAAAACCCAGTCCCTTGGCTCTCAATTCGTTAATCAACGCATTTGGTGAAGATAGAAGGGATACTGAGGCCTTTTCTGTGTTGcagtacatgaaggaaaatgTAAGTTATTTATAATGTTGTGACAGTCACTGATACTGCACTGATTGGTACAAAAATTGATCTTGTTTCCTTGTAACTGCAGGACCTGAAACCAGATGTAGTTACGTATACTACACTTATGAAAACCCTTATCCGTGTTGATAAATTTTGTAAGGTATGAATTTCATATAATATTAGCATAGATAACCGTTGCATGCATAACAGCCAGGCTTTCAGCTTATAAGGTTTTATTGAATATTTTACCATTTCACTTCTGTGTATGCACACaggtatgtatgtatgtatgtatacacacacacacacacacacacatacatatatttgaTTTTGAATGTATAAGTTGCATGATTTTGGTTTCAGGTTCCAGCGGTGTATGAAGAAATGATTATGTCTGGCTGCACTCCAGATAGGAAAGCGAGGGCAATGTTACGGTCTGCGCTGAAATACATGAAACAGACACTCAGATCCTAAATGACATGATTTGAGTCATACAGCCACAGTTAAATGTGTTCACCTATTATTTTGGTCTAGTCAGGTCTGGTACGAAGGTTAGGCCAAACCCGTTTATCTTTATGATAGTCAAAATTTTGTGGAATTAAGTTTCACATATGCCAGCATCTTCGACAGTCTGATGATTTTGCAGGAATGATGATTCGCACTGGCCATCGTGCAAGAGTATCCAATATCAAGGGCAATCGTGTTCCGGAGTATGGGAACAATGACACTGAGCACACCCTAGTGACAGACACAAGAACAGCTGAAGAAATACACCCCCATCACCATTAGCATTACCATTACCATTACCTCACTCAAATTTTGGGTTGTAATTGTTTTCCATAAGCACCGCTGCACCAGATAAAATGTGATTCATTGCTTGTATCTTGTAAAAATTTGTCCGATTATTTTTCATCATAAAGTAGAATGTAATTATAAAACTAAGTTGCATGTGTTTTTGTAAATTTATCAGAAGGAagtatgcaaacaaatatggtGACGTCAACTCTTGGTTATTCAAGGAATGAACAAGAACAACGATTAATTGCTTAGAGATTCGAGTAAAATGCGAGTATAAATTCAATCCAAGCAAAGAGATGATCGCttaaatgaaaagaatattatGGGTTTGAATATTGTTCCCATCGTGCGTActtgtacaaaataaaaaattcaacttAAAGTACAGCTTTTCTAAAAAATTTGGCATACACCCACCCCCTACATGTTTCTTATTTTTGCTTCTCCTTTTTCCCATGACAACTGGGAACGTGAAATCAAAAAAATCACTTCAAATTATGGACCTAAACTTCTTGCTGCTCATGGTGTTTCACAATTGGTATTGAAAATCAatggagaagtggaggaaatgTGCGGAACAACATGTCGGTCAATACAGTGCAGCACGAAGCCTCTAACACGGAGTCGTTTCACAGTATCAGATTGCAATAGCAGAAACAATTGGTCTGGCACACTTGCTTTTTGAAATTCTGGAACAGAACATGAACATTAACAGAACAGACGATAACAAGAAGAGCCTGAAATATGTTCTTATCTCCTGCATTCCTAGTTCAAGCACCTCCATCTTCTTTCCGTATCTACTACTCCTCTCGACTAAGTACCCTTCAAGATACTCATCTATGGATACCCACTTGTCTAATAAGGTGGGCACAGAAGACTTTGAATAATTTTCACCAAGCTGCTCTGGCCCCAATTTAAAAATTGTGAAAAATGCAGCTGACCATTCATTGAGAACTCTCTGAAAGCGAAAAGATTTATACTGTTTTCATTAACTGACCCTTCAAATATATGCAGAAACTTAAAAGATGACCAAAAAACTGACATACATTGAAGGTACCCAATTCTGTGGGATTGAACATTTTGAAGCAATCTCTTGATGAGGCTGCTCCATCTCCATATATCTGAGTCACAACGAAAAAGGATGCAAATTTGTCTGGGTCAGGTTGCTTTAAGATCAGAACTTTGAGGGGAAAATGAGGGATAACTTGACAAACCTCAAAGGTGAAAGCCATTGGCACCTTTACAATGTCGAACATAAAATCAGTTGCTGTCCCATGTGCCAGGTACCTAGAAATAAAACTTGATGAAAAACCATTTGAAAGAGTAAGCATTGAAACCTATGAATTTGGCTCATGAGGAGAAATGTTGGctcttttttttggggggggggtgggggctAAAGGTTAATGAGCCAAATAAAGCACTTAAAATTTCAGTCGCAGCAGGGCTTAGCCTTGCAGTCCAGCTACCACCACAAAAGGTGGTTACGTAAAGAATAGAATCTGATCTTAAAATTTCAGGTAACGATCAACTGAACATTATAATAATGACTTAGTATTACTAACCCAACAGAACCTCCACCAGACCCAACCATGCAACGCTTTTGGAAATGCAGTTGGTTGAGTTCTTCAAGCAATGACTTCATCTGGTGGGAGGAAAGTCCATCTGGGGTTGTGTTCTTATGGTCATACGGCATAAATAGAGCCTGAACAAACCAGAAGCTATATAAGAAATGTATCATATGCAGAGTACACAAACCCTAagttgaaaagaataaaaaattgagGATCACTTTGACACTTCAATGGTAATTGGAAAAAGAACGTAAAATTGTATAAAGTGGCAAACCATAGGGTGACATTGCATTTGGTAAAACGGAATTACATTAATAATTAACTTCAAAAATGGTAGATATGACTTCGGAGTCAACATGAGGGAATACTAACTGAAAGTTTATGTGACCTACCTCCATCCCAGAGTGTATATTAATCCATATGTGTGGATCAAATGACATGGAAACTTTCCGCATTATCTGAGTTTCAGGCTCGCTGAAAGGAGCAGTTCCAGGATTTTCCTCATATGGATCATAATCCTGggatagaaaaacaaaataaaagcaaaagaaTAGTCTTAAGCACAAAATAGAACCAGAACTGGAATGACAGTTGAATATTGAAGTTAAGGAGACGAAGCAGGAAACAATACGTGAAGCTCATCATCTAATGGTGGGTTATATATTAAGTGTAGTGCTATATAATCTTAAAGAACATCGACCTAAAGAAGACATCTTAATCAATTCAATACACTTAAATGATGAAATAAACAAGCAACATGATAAATGCAGTATTGTATGATTAACCTTCTCTTTTTTCCCCCAATCCACGCTCCAATTACGGTTGGGATCAACTCCCCTCCCTGTCCAATATGCAAATTAAGCATTCAACAATCTTTATAAGAAGAGATACATAAATCAAGGATTCATGCACATAAACAGACATAAAATCTTGAAGAATTACCACACACGGGAGCATTTTACAGTTACCATGCCATCCGTGGAAAAATCTCTTATTAGTGTTCTTTCATATAATAGGGGAGCATTTGATTGACAGAGAATTCTATTTATAATGGTGTCTGTGTgtctctgtgtgcgtgtgtgtgcaTATATATTTTAGATCCCAGAAAATCAATTGCTTTACCATTTCTCCTCTCACAGAGGTCTCCTGCTTCAACAAGTCTACGGCCATTTAAGTTTTCCATCGGAACCACCTGACATAAAATAAGATATCAGAACTCAAAAAATACCAAACTTGTTGAAGTATCTCTCTCCAAAGAAATAGCTAAGAATTGCAGCACATTACAAAAATGTTACCTTTATCAAGAGCTTGTCAAGGGTACTGTCTAAGGACACGGGGTCCAGGTTGGGTAGAAACTGTTCTTTACTCAAGATTGATAGGATTCGTAATGCAAGCTCGGATGTAATAAGCTCCCTTCCATGCTGCCCAAAACTCTGGAAGACAAGGAATCATCTGTCAAAAACACCAGCCATTACCAATCTGAGATTATCTATGACCATAAACAGCCAGCCCACTATGCAAAATATAGTCAGAACGAATTCAGCGTATAataatacatgaaaaaaaacttACAAGAAGGATCCGTAACTTTGGCTGGTCATCAGTCTCTTGCCTTCTCCGGCAATAGGTAACTATTGCGATCTCAGCAGAGTAGCCCTTGTTTCGAGATTTCATTGTATCCAACTGCCATTAACATCAAAGTATTGGAATATGAAATGAATTTCAGAAAAATGATCAGACTCTCAAGCAGAGGAAACCTACAGTGAGCTCGTCTGGGTGCCGAAAGACGAGAGCTTTAATTTCTTCCATCAAATCCCCACTGCAGACAAATATGCATTTATTGTAGATGATGTTTTCGGGGTTAAATTAAATTGGCTGAGGAATTCATAACAAGTTCACATGATCAAAGTAAGGCAAATAATTGAAAGGTGAGGGAGGGAATAGCCAAGGTTCCCTACAACTTGTGACCAACCTAACCAACCATAGAGTCAGAAAACAAGAAATTATAGAAAGAAACAGAAAACCCATCTCAAGATTTAACCAAAAATACATGAATCAACCAGTAACTACCATTCGGTACAATCCGCAGAAGGCAGATGAGATTAATCAGTCAAAATACATGATTAGTGCAAAAAGATTGGAATAAagtaaagaaataaaacaaattgaGAAAGAAAGTAGAGGTGACCTGGAATGGTAGAGATCGCGGTTCATGGGGGTGAGAGAAGAAGGATTGGTGATGTTATTAGTATTGCCATGGACGACCAAGAAAGCTTGCAACCACGCAAAGAAGCAGAGAGTGATGGATaaaggagaggagagaggaaggagaTGAGCCATGGCATTGGCAATCATCGGAGGAACAAGGAGATGAGCCATGGTTTGGGTTTTCATTATTCCATTATTTATTatattctctcttttctttggAGCTGTGGATGGTCAATGGTTCAATGGTCATGGTGGCAAAATGGCATaagaataaaacaaaaaaaacaggGGAAAGATAAGGGTTGTATTGTCTTTTGGTCTCTTGATTATTATTCCATTTTTCACGTTCGACGGTCTTGATGATATTGATACCTCCGCAGCGCTCCACTTACATTACATTTTAGGGTTATATACAATTTCGAACAAGATACACTCCAAATtccaaaacaacacaaaatatGGGGATTTGATGATTGGAGTTGATTATAATCATTTATCCATGTTCATGTCTAATTCAAAAATGACACACATAAACATGTATACGTGTAATTGTATAACTAGTTAAgctatatataacatatatattataattactCAAAATTCGCGTATAGTTTCACTTGTGTTTTCATGTAATGGGCTCATTGGTCGTTGCAATCAATGGTCAGGTCATTTTTTATCTTCCCGGCAAGCGGGTAAAACCCAAtcaagatctctgacaaagacGTCTTCAGAGCATGCAACCTTTTCATGATTGTGGCATCATCATCGTCTTCATTGTTGTTGTCTTCGAGatcatcatcttcaaggaaAGTGATAGTAGTGCAGGGTCTTATGATGTAGGAGTATCATAATAGTATAAGAATTGTCATAAAAGAGGATAATGGGAGCAAGGGAGCATGTATGAGTTGATCCAAAAGGGAAAGCTTAAAAATTCTTAGGTGGGAGGGTGTTGGGGAAGATGGTTTAATTCTCTCTTTGGAAAAAATTTCCACTTCCATTTTCATCATCAACGTAGTATGGTGTGTACTTTTGTTTGACAATttcttaatttaaaataaaaataaatgttaaaaagaaaaaatcttgGAGGTTTCAACTACCtagtttataactctctttactAATATCAAGTATCTTGAAATTCCAACTTTCATAcctaaagttttttttgtcccactttcatacctaaagtttgaattttgtgatACTTTCATACTTTTGTTAGCCTTTCTGTCAAGGCTCTGTTATTTGCCTACATGGATGTCGCAGAACACATAATATTTGAGCCAAGTggataaaatagaaaaagaattaCCTAACAAAATTACTACCATTTTTATCCACGTGGCACAAAATATTATGCAATCATCGACGTTCATATAAGTAGACGAAAGTGTGAAAGTGTCACAAAACTCAAACTTTAGATATGAAAGTGAGACGAAAAAAGCTTTTGGTATGAAAGTTGAAAATTAACGATATTTGAAAGTGGTAAGTGACAATTTTTCCTAATGGCTTAATGCTAGcgaaactaaatttgtagacaaaatttacaaactaaatgatgtgtcatcaataggaaTGAGTttgtttatcaacgcttaagtcataatccaatcatcaacttccatgtcatttagtttacaaaattttgtataCAAATTTGGTCGCTCTAgcattattctttttattagcaccccacattaaaagttaatattaaattatttatataccctactatgcaatgacaatttcgactttattaggttttaaaaaaaattaagaaatttctAAATAGACCctaaatcacttttaacgtattatttatcttcttcaactatcaaagTCCATTCCACTCtcattgttgaataaaaccctAACCAATAAAACTATCTTTGAAAACCTTCACTGCACTTTCGTATATTGCCGGGTATCAAACTGTGAATCAagatcacaattttttttttcaaaatttttttttataggaggCATTTCTTTCTTCCCAAGTACCTGCTTATGATTCCCCAGGAAACCATACTACCCAATATTTTTTTCAGCCTATTATTGATTCAAGCCTAATGTTTATTTACAATGTCACTACTGCTACTAAtcaataattttaaataattttgatCTTGAGGTGTATGATTCTTAGCAAATAATATTAGTTTGCTATAACCACTATCTCTAACAGAAATGTTTCAGTTTGGTCTGCTGGATGTTTATTGGAGTGCTACGACTACTCTAAAAAACAATCGCTAGAACaaccaagtgggatttagagatTCTGGAAGGATCAATAATAGAGGACATGGTTTCCCAGTTCTTGGCGCAACTGGCCCTCACAAGTGAGGAGCAACATGTGGTTATGGTTGATAAACATGAGGGTTTACTACTAAGAACTTCCAAGTTTTCTTAATGGGAAGGGTACTAAAGCAGAAAACTTTGAACAAGGGG includes:
- the LOC103440181 gene encoding uncharacterized protein, which translates into the protein MKTQTMAHLLVPPMIANAMAHLLPLSSPLSITLCFFAWLQAFLVVHGNTNNITNPSSLTPMNRDLYHSSGDLMEEIKALVFRHPDELTLDTMKSRNKGYSAEIAIVTYCRRRQETDDQPKLRILLSFGQHGRELITSELALRILSILSKEQFLPNLDPVSLDSTLDKLLIKVVPMENLNGRRLVEAGDLCERRNGRGVDPNRNWSVDWGKKEKDYDPYEENPGTAPFSEPETQIMRKVSMSFDPHIWINIHSGMEALFMPYDHKNTTPDGLSSHQMKSLLEELNQLHFQKRCMVGSGGGSVGYLAHGTATDFMFDIVKVPMAFTFEIYGDGAASSRDCFKMFNPTELGTFNRVLNEWSAAFFTIFKLGPEQLGENYSKSSVPTLLDKWVSIDEYLEGYLVERSSRYGKKMEVLELGMQEIRTYFRLFLLSSVLLMFMFCSRISKSKCARPIVSAIAI